From Paraburkholderia fungorum, the proteins below share one genomic window:
- a CDS encoding tetratricopeptide repeat-containing sulfotransferase family protein, producing MSHPNTGQTLTLHQALTRAHAHWTAGQASQAEQLCERVLAAVPGQADALHLLGLMAHAHGKLDLAITHLQAACNAREAPAAYWANLAEMCRQNGMLAQAEAAGRQAVARDAKLVAGWNNLGIALQETGKFAESRDCLERVVELQPASAEACNNLANTYRRLGRFDLAENYYRRALTLNPNYAQAHSNFAFLLSTQGRFDEAAAAARLAIDLDPRLVDAYLNLADIEMSRHRGDASLRALDMLHAFAPRNPAGLIARAKALRQLERLDAALRCAREAVALAPQSADAHHTLAVVLQSLGLTDAALDAYEQAVALPGTANEDALLGRAALLLEAGRKDDALAAFDAALDAFPDSVRALASRADARTFTRHDPDIARLEAFVGEGNARSRIEHVSARFALGKAYMDIGDGPRAFAHLDEGNRLKRADFAYDGAATGAWMSRIAQAFTAQRYADLVGSGAASELPVFVLGMPRSGTTLIEQILASHPQVTGAGELSALRCALEAAGPYPDHVAAMTRDDLARIGADYLARVTPLAEGRARLVDKMPANFLYAGLIPLILSGARIVHVRRDPVDTCLSCYTKLFGGEQRFTFNQTELGEFYRYYDTLMAHLRTVLPPERFIEVDYEAVIGDVEHEARRLIHFIGLPWDDACLSFHENRRVVRTASVNQVRQPIYTTSKGRWKRYAPHLKPLLAALGIAQPAHDEADPSRTS from the coding sequence ATGTCACATCCCAATACCGGCCAGACCCTCACTCTCCACCAGGCGCTGACCCGGGCTCACGCGCACTGGACTGCCGGACAGGCAAGCCAGGCCGAACAGTTGTGCGAGCGCGTGCTGGCCGCTGTTCCCGGTCAAGCCGACGCGCTGCATCTGCTCGGCTTGATGGCTCATGCGCACGGCAAGCTCGACCTCGCGATTACCCATTTGCAGGCCGCCTGCAACGCGCGCGAGGCGCCCGCCGCTTACTGGGCCAACCTCGCGGAAATGTGCCGCCAGAATGGCATGCTCGCTCAAGCCGAGGCAGCCGGACGGCAAGCTGTCGCACGCGATGCGAAGCTCGTCGCGGGCTGGAACAATCTCGGCATCGCGCTTCAGGAAACGGGCAAATTCGCGGAAAGCCGCGACTGTCTCGAGCGCGTGGTCGAGCTTCAACCCGCTTCGGCCGAGGCGTGCAACAACCTCGCCAACACTTATCGCCGGCTGGGTCGTTTCGATCTGGCTGAGAACTATTACCGCCGTGCGCTCACGCTGAATCCCAATTACGCGCAGGCGCACAGCAACTTCGCTTTTCTGCTGTCCACGCAAGGCCGGTTCGACGAAGCCGCCGCCGCAGCGCGGCTCGCAATCGATCTCGACCCGCGTCTGGTCGATGCGTATCTGAATCTCGCAGACATCGAGATGTCGCGGCACCGTGGCGACGCGTCGCTGCGTGCGCTGGACATGCTGCATGCGTTCGCGCCGCGGAATCCCGCCGGGCTGATTGCGCGCGCCAAGGCGCTGCGCCAGCTCGAACGGCTCGACGCCGCGCTGCGCTGCGCGCGCGAGGCGGTCGCGCTCGCGCCGCAAAGCGCCGATGCGCATCACACGCTTGCCGTCGTGCTGCAATCGCTTGGCTTGACCGACGCCGCGCTCGATGCGTACGAACAGGCTGTCGCGCTCCCAGGCACTGCCAACGAGGATGCCTTGCTGGGGCGCGCGGCGCTGCTGCTGGAAGCGGGTCGCAAGGACGACGCGCTGGCCGCCTTCGACGCCGCGCTCGATGCGTTTCCGGACTCGGTGCGCGCGCTGGCGAGCCGTGCCGATGCGCGCACCTTCACCCGCCACGATCCCGATATCGCCAGGCTTGAAGCCTTCGTCGGAGAAGGCAACGCCCGTTCGCGGATCGAGCACGTCTCGGCGCGTTTCGCGCTCGGCAAGGCCTACATGGATATCGGCGACGGGCCTCGCGCGTTCGCGCATCTGGACGAGGGCAACCGCCTGAAGCGAGCCGATTTCGCCTACGACGGTGCTGCCACCGGCGCATGGATGTCGCGAATCGCCCAGGCGTTCACCGCGCAGCGCTACGCCGATCTGGTCGGTTCGGGCGCGGCATCGGAGTTGCCGGTGTTCGTGCTCGGTATGCCGCGCTCGGGTACGACGCTGATCGAGCAGATTCTCGCATCGCATCCGCAGGTGACGGGCGCTGGCGAGTTGTCCGCATTGCGTTGCGCGCTCGAAGCGGCGGGACCGTACCCGGACCATGTTGCCGCGATGACGCGCGACGATCTCGCGCGCATCGGGGCCGACTATCTGGCGCGCGTGACGCCGCTCGCCGAAGGGCGCGCGCGGCTCGTCGACAAGATGCCCGCCAACTTCCTGTACGCCGGACTGATTCCGCTGATCCTGTCCGGCGCGCGTATCGTTCATGTGCGGCGCGATCCGGTGGACACCTGCCTGTCGTGCTACACCAAGCTGTTCGGCGGAGAACAGCGCTTCACGTTCAACCAGACCGAACTCGGTGAGTTCTATCGTTACTACGACACGCTGATGGCGCACCTGCGCACCGTGTTGCCGCCCGAACGTTTTATCGAAGTCGACTACGAGGCCGTGATCGGCGATGTCGAGCACGAAGCGCGCAGGTTGATTCACTTCATCGGGCTGCCGTGGGACGATGCATGTCTCTCGTTCCATGAGAACCGCCGTGTGGTACGCACGGCGAGCGTCAATCAGGTGCGTCAGCCGATCTACACGACGTCGAAGGGACGCTGGAAGCGCTATGCGCCGCACCTCAAGCCTTTGCTCGCGGCGCTCGGCATTGCGCAACCGGCACATGACGAAGCCGACCCGTCCCGCACATCATGA
- a CDS encoding glutathione S-transferase family protein — protein MITLYSYPQLFGLEDNNPYGLKVFAFLTMNGLSFDHRHVLDTTAAPRGQLPYLDDDGEIIGDSDAIIAHLKHRYKLRLDDALSAENQCIDLLVRRTLDDLYWVMSYSRWRDDRYWPSFRDALLAQHPELTAEVLDNARRYNFERYRYQGIGRYEADAAYARGLADLRAISHLLGEGPFIFGAEPSSTDAGLYGFIASIYFYEIDTPLKRYVLTQENLVNHCEAMRERMRNAP, from the coding sequence ATGATCACACTCTATTCGTATCCGCAGCTTTTCGGCCTTGAGGACAACAATCCTTACGGGCTAAAGGTGTTCGCGTTTCTGACCATGAACGGGCTGTCGTTCGACCATCGACATGTACTCGACACGACCGCTGCACCGCGAGGGCAGTTGCCCTACCTCGATGACGACGGCGAGATTATCGGCGATAGCGACGCGATCATCGCGCATCTGAAACATCGCTATAAGCTGCGACTGGACGATGCCTTGAGCGCGGAAAACCAGTGCATCGATTTGCTGGTGCGACGCACGCTGGACGACCTGTATTGGGTCATGTCGTATTCACGCTGGCGCGACGATCGTTACTGGCCCAGCTTCCGTGATGCGCTGCTGGCGCAACACCCGGAACTCACCGCTGAAGTACTCGACAACGCGCGCCGCTATAACTTCGAGCGCTATCGTTATCAGGGTATCGGCCGCTATGAAGCGGACGCGGCGTATGCGCGCGGGCTGGCAGATCTACGCGCGATTTCGCACTTGCTCGGCGAAGGCCCATTTATATTCGGCGCAGAACCGTCGAGTACAGACGCGGGCCTGTACGGGTTCATTGCGAGCATCTATTTCTACGAAATCGACACGCCGCTCAAACGCTATGTTCTTACGCAGGAAAATCTCGTGAACCATTGCGAAGCGATGCGCGAGCGGATGCGCAACGCGCCGTGA
- a CDS encoding autotransporter domain-containing protein has protein sequence MNHVYRTVWNPSLGAYQAVSELATAHGHASARSERRLALRRSHLHAFATAAMVAMGAHSAAANAVPLATLYVGNVGVSGSTIAANYTWDGTTLSVSSTQSIASGQPVLLDYSGTIGTISNLGTLSSTTTINGSPVVVLNSGLIDLIDNQGDMSSISEGIYNDGTIGTIHNAGTITASAQAVDNWGTIHSIDNDGGLMSAGTIVGNNTSAVTIDSITNSGSMTGSVVGIRNLGTITSIDNTADGDLEGLTTSAILNSGTLSSIGAITNEGNLSGGAEAVLNQGKIGSIDNSGDMLGSSYGLLNSGAASTIGTFTNEASGYINGEWAVIENQGSIGSLSNLGTINQQGDTNGAVFNLGTIGAFSNSGEINSVQNTAVLNQASTTSRGATYLGSIGSLTNSGLISGGLSGVVNAGGTISVLDNQTGGTITGGAVGIYNANSTQTAGVVHIGTIGTLSNAGMISGETAIANDGLIGTLTNSGTIAADEYALDNTGTINALINTGSANGTLVAFKNESTGTIGALLNEGSLYGHNDAVVNVGSIGSVDNSGSMTGASNGFSNQGMIDSLVNEATGTITATYEGLYNSGTITSMTNAGTLSATSTAIENKGSIGTLTNTGLITGSQNAIENGGSIGTIVNAGVIAGNINNIRSSALTIDGGTGTIFGTLTGYDGAAGTISSTAADLTFGSGNLLLNDSIDVGTNTVYNSGATLEVDGITTITGNYSQGEAATLLIGVSSGAIAAGSLSDTGYGRLVVSGNAEIDAGSTVTLKSTTGAYSFAAGQRYVVVDAAGTGTYNASALNYSIAGYTASLSGTSVTTSDGHTDLVVTVDSLTGTDTSGTGTGGTDTSGSGTSTDTGTSSGSTGRITPTTSNARSAMSGLTAYTGVSDARLLNLYDAAIALQTYGTVADVNHAGAQLAPISQASTARAAAAPTYNVLDIVSTHLNGFRLAQNDGATGVSTGEGTLANGIWGQAFGGHASQDARDSVDGYSANFAGLMFGMDRAVSDAWRVGGVFSYTNSAINNTGDTAGDTTRVNSYGLLGYGSYTASRWYANLSGGAVLQRYDADRQVDFSGFSGAANASFGGTQYVMRGEVGMPLAAGPYTVTPLAALTYSYLHQNGYTESGGNGAALSVGSTHSTSVKSDLGAKLSRDFTSSYGVVVPELTLAWRHEYDHTRASSAASYVGDPTGATSFTTLGSSPVSDLADMTLGVTLLRANNLSLNVRYEVQAGKGYVSQAGSLKLRQLF, from the coding sequence ATGAATCACGTCTATCGGACCGTCTGGAATCCAAGCCTGGGCGCTTATCAGGCTGTCTCTGAACTCGCGACTGCTCACGGACATGCTTCGGCGCGCAGCGAGCGTCGCCTTGCATTGCGGCGATCGCACCTTCACGCATTTGCCACCGCCGCCATGGTGGCAATGGGCGCACACTCTGCTGCCGCAAACGCGGTCCCGCTGGCTACGCTTTATGTCGGCAACGTTGGCGTGAGTGGCAGCACGATCGCCGCCAACTATACCTGGGACGGCACCACCCTCAGTGTTTCGAGCACCCAGTCGATCGCCAGCGGGCAACCGGTCTTGCTCGACTACTCCGGGACGATCGGCACGATCAGCAACCTCGGAACACTGTCCTCGACGACCACGATCAACGGCTCGCCGGTGGTCGTCCTCAATAGTGGTCTGATTGACCTTATCGATAATCAGGGCGACATGTCCTCGATATCCGAGGGTATCTATAACGACGGGACGATCGGTACGATTCACAACGCCGGCACGATAACCGCGTCTGCGCAGGCTGTCGACAACTGGGGAACGATTCACTCCATCGACAACGATGGTGGATTGATGAGCGCCGGCACGATCGTCGGGAACAACACGTCCGCCGTCACCATCGACAGCATCACCAATAGCGGTTCGATGACCGGCAGCGTCGTCGGGATTCGCAATCTCGGCACGATCACGTCGATTGACAACACCGCCGACGGCGACCTCGAGGGACTGACTACCAGTGCGATCCTGAACAGCGGCACGCTGTCGTCGATCGGCGCGATCACCAATGAAGGCAATCTGAGCGGCGGCGCGGAAGCCGTGCTGAACCAGGGCAAGATCGGTTCGATCGACAACTCCGGCGACATGCTCGGCAGTAGCTACGGTCTGCTCAATAGCGGCGCGGCCAGCACGATCGGCACATTCACGAACGAAGCGAGCGGGTATATCAACGGCGAATGGGCCGTCATCGAGAACCAGGGCTCCATTGGCTCGCTGTCGAACCTCGGCACGATCAACCAGCAAGGCGACACCAACGGCGCGGTCTTCAACCTCGGCACCATCGGCGCGTTCAGCAACAGCGGTGAGATCAACAGTGTGCAGAATACCGCCGTGCTCAACCAGGCGTCGACCACGAGCCGTGGCGCCACCTATCTCGGCTCGATTGGTTCCCTCACCAACAGCGGCCTGATCAGCGGCGGCCTGAGCGGCGTGGTCAATGCGGGCGGCACGATTTCGGTGCTCGACAACCAGACGGGCGGCACGATCACCGGCGGCGCGGTCGGCATCTACAACGCAAACTCGACGCAAACGGCTGGCGTCGTTCACATCGGCACAATCGGCACGCTCAGCAACGCCGGCATGATTTCGGGCGAAACCGCGATCGCCAACGACGGTCTGATCGGCACGCTGACCAACAGCGGCACGATCGCGGCCGATGAATATGCGCTGGACAACACCGGCACGATCAACGCGCTGATCAACACGGGCAGCGCGAACGGAACGCTCGTCGCGTTCAAGAACGAATCGACGGGCACGATCGGCGCTCTGCTCAACGAAGGTTCGCTGTACGGCCACAACGACGCAGTGGTGAACGTCGGTTCGATCGGCTCGGTCGACAACAGCGGCTCGATGACCGGCGCGAGCAATGGCTTCTCCAACCAGGGAATGATCGACTCGCTCGTCAACGAAGCGACCGGTACGATCACCGCCACCTACGAGGGCTTGTACAACTCCGGCACGATCACGTCGATGACAAACGCCGGCACGTTGAGCGCAACGAGTACGGCGATCGAGAACAAGGGGAGCATCGGTACGCTGACCAATACCGGCCTTATCACCGGCTCGCAAAATGCGATCGAGAACGGCGGATCGATCGGCACCATCGTTAACGCAGGCGTCATCGCCGGCAACATCAACAACATCCGTAGTTCGGCGCTGACCATTGACGGCGGCACCGGCACGATCTTCGGCACGTTGACGGGTTACGACGGCGCGGCTGGCACGATTTCGAGCACCGCCGCGGATCTGACTTTCGGCTCAGGCAATCTTCTGCTGAACGATTCGATCGACGTCGGCACGAACACGGTCTACAACAGCGGCGCGACGCTCGAGGTGGACGGCATCACGACCATCACCGGCAATTACTCGCAAGGCGAGGCCGCGACGCTACTGATCGGCGTGTCGAGCGGCGCGATCGCAGCGGGTAGTCTGAGCGACACCGGTTATGGCCGCCTGGTCGTGAGCGGCAATGCGGAGATCGATGCGGGCTCGACGGTCACGCTCAAGAGCACCACGGGCGCGTATTCGTTCGCTGCGGGGCAGCGTTATGTCGTGGTCGACGCGGCGGGCACCGGCACCTACAACGCAAGTGCGTTGAACTACTCGATCGCGGGCTACACCGCATCGTTGAGCGGCACCTCGGTGACCACGTCGGACGGCCACACCGATCTCGTCGTCACGGTCGACAGCCTGACGGGAACGGACACCAGTGGCACGGGCACGGGTGGCACCGACACTAGCGGTAGCGGCACCAGTACCGACACGGGCACAAGCAGCGGAAGCACCGGCCGGATTACTCCAACGACGTCGAATGCGCGCAGCGCAATGAGCGGCCTGACCGCCTACACGGGCGTCAGCGATGCGCGCCTGCTGAACCTGTACGACGCGGCCATCGCGTTGCAGACCTACGGGACCGTCGCCGACGTGAACCACGCGGGCGCACAGCTCGCGCCAATCTCGCAGGCATCGACGGCACGCGCCGCGGCCGCGCCGACGTATAACGTGCTGGATATCGTCTCGACTCACCTGAACGGCTTCCGGCTCGCGCAAAACGACGGCGCGACCGGCGTGTCGACGGGTGAAGGCACGCTCGCGAACGGCATCTGGGGCCAGGCGTTCGGCGGTCACGCAAGTCAGGACGCCCGCGATTCCGTCGATGGCTACAGCGCGAACTTCGCGGGCCTGATGTTCGGTATGGATCGCGCGGTCAGCGATGCATGGCGCGTCGGCGGCGTGTTCAGCTACACCAACAGCGCGATCAACAACACCGGCGACACCGCGGGCGACACCACCCGCGTGAACTCGTACGGCCTGCTCGGCTACGGCAGCTACACAGCGAGCCGCTGGTACGCGAACCTGTCGGGCGGTGCTGTGTTGCAACGCTACGACGCCGACCGTCAGGTCGACTTCAGCGGTTTCTCGGGCGCTGCGAACGCGAGCTTCGGCGGGACGCAATACGTGATGCGCGGCGAAGTGGGCATGCCGCTCGCGGCCGGTCCGTACACGGTCACGCCGCTGGCTGCATTGACTTACAGCTATCTGCATCAGAACGGCTACACGGAAAGCGGCGGTAACGGTGCGGCGCTGTCGGTGGGCTCGACGCATTCGACTTCCGTCAAGAGCGATCTCGGCGCGAAGCTTTCGCGCGATTTCACTTCGTCGTATGGGGTTGTCGTCCCTGAACTGACGCTCGCGTGGCGTCACGAGTACGACCACACACGAGCGTCGAGCGCCGCAAGCTACGTCGGCGATCCGACCGGCGCGACGAGCTTTACGACGCTCGGTTCGTCACCGGTTTCGGACCTTGCCGACATGACGCTGGGCGTCACGCTGCTGCGCGCGAACAACCTGAGTCTCAATGTGCGCTACGAAGTGCAGGCGGGCAAGGGCTACGTGTCGCAAGCGGGTTCGTTGAAACTGCGTCAGTTGTTCTGA
- a CDS encoding alkyl/aryl-sulfatase, whose translation MAVASAATGLSGVVGETFAQTGGASQSGAAPKPATPATIALNKQYADFLNFADAQDFEDAKRGLVATLPEPVIIKGQGKFSAWNLQQFAFVSGGPENNAPSTVNPSLWRNAKLNMNHGLYQVVDGIWQVRGYDLSVMSIIRGDHGYIVVDPFITTEVSSTVWKQLVVPHLGDKPITHVIYTHSHVDHYGGVRGLVSDDDLKAGKVQIVAPVGFTEAAVGENIIAGNAMGRRASYMYGSLLPRSPVGIVDGGLGKTTSVGTITLAVPSMFAEKTGQKMTLDGVEIEVLMAPESEAPSEFMFYLPKFKAFCAAEDATHTLHNLYTLRGAKVRDALLWSKYLQTALDMHGDDMQVIFASHYWPTWGNDRIVAFLRAQRDMYRYLHDQVMRMSNLGHTPLEIGEVIRLPDSLAKH comes from the coding sequence GTGGCGGTGGCCAGCGCGGCTACCGGCCTTTCGGGCGTCGTCGGCGAAACGTTCGCGCAAACTGGCGGTGCAAGCCAATCCGGAGCTGCTCCCAAACCTGCTACTCCTGCGACCATCGCACTGAACAAGCAGTACGCCGACTTCCTTAATTTCGCAGACGCTCAGGACTTTGAAGACGCCAAACGCGGCCTCGTTGCGACGCTCCCGGAGCCCGTCATCATCAAGGGACAAGGCAAGTTCTCAGCATGGAATCTGCAGCAGTTCGCATTTGTGAGCGGCGGTCCTGAAAACAATGCCCCGTCGACTGTCAACCCGAGCCTCTGGCGTAATGCCAAGCTCAACATGAACCACGGGCTGTACCAGGTGGTCGACGGTATCTGGCAGGTTCGCGGCTACGACCTCTCGGTGATGAGCATCATCCGGGGCGATCACGGCTATATCGTGGTCGATCCGTTTATCACCACCGAGGTCTCATCCACCGTCTGGAAACAGCTTGTCGTTCCGCATCTGGGCGATAAGCCGATTACCCACGTCATCTATACGCATAGTCACGTCGATCACTACGGCGGAGTGCGAGGACTCGTTAGCGACGACGATCTGAAAGCGGGCAAGGTGCAGATTGTGGCTCCAGTCGGATTTACCGAAGCGGCCGTCGGCGAAAACATCATCGCAGGTAATGCGATGGGCCGACGCGCCAGCTACATGTACGGCTCGCTTCTGCCGCGTAGTCCTGTGGGCATTGTCGACGGTGGACTTGGCAAGACCACGTCGGTCGGCACGATCACGCTGGCCGTGCCCTCGATGTTCGCCGAAAAAACCGGGCAGAAGATGACGCTCGACGGTGTCGAGATTGAAGTGCTGATGGCACCCGAATCGGAAGCGCCCTCTGAATTCATGTTCTATCTGCCGAAATTCAAAGCGTTCTGTGCAGCGGAAGATGCCACTCATACGCTTCATAACCTGTACACGCTGAGAGGCGCGAAAGTGCGCGACGCGTTGCTCTGGTCGAAGTATCTTCAGACGGCGCTCGACATGCACGGCGACGACATGCAGGTCATCTTCGCCTCGCATTACTGGCCGACGTGGGGCAACGATCGCATCGTCGCCTTCCTGCGCGCACAGCGTGACATGTATCGCTATCTGCATGACCAGGTCATGCGCATGTCTAACCTCGGTCACACACCGCTGGAAATCGGTGAAGTGATCCGCCTGCCGGACAGTCTCGCGAAACATTGA
- a CDS encoding ABC-F family ATP-binding cassette domain-containing protein: protein MISVRNLTLRRGVNVVLDRASVTFSPGEKIGLVGRNGAGKSSFFGLLNGTLHEDSGEFSIPAAWKMGQVAQDMPETEQGATDFVVEGDTVLLAAQAEVAASEASDDGMRMAHAYMALHDAGAHDAPARAQALILGLGFSTEQLNHPVNSFSGGWRMRLQLARALMCPSDLLLLDEPTNHLDLDALVWLEAWLKRYQGTLVMISHDREFLDAVTQVTVHVDNAQLVRYGGNYSKFEEMRAEQLVLQQAAMAKQADKIAHLQKFIDRFKATASKAKQAQSRVKALERMEKIAPVLADAEFTFEFKEPLNVPNPLLSMLDASFGYPAPADAAPGTPPTVIVKGINRSVLAGQRIGILGANGQGKSTLVKTVAHSLAPIAGEISEGKGLNIGYFAQQELDVLRPLDTPMEHMIRLAKDTPPNMRAPGQSGTEQSLRTFLGTFNFSGDTVHQAVSTMSGGEKARLVLCMIVWQRPNLLLLDEPTNHLDLATREALAMALNEFEGTVMLVSHDRALLRAVCDEFWLVTKGGVEPFDGDLDDYQQFLRDEARRMREQGAAG from the coding sequence ATGATTTCCGTCCGTAATCTCACGCTGCGCCGCGGCGTCAATGTCGTCCTCGACCGCGCATCCGTCACCTTCAGCCCTGGCGAAAAAATTGGTCTTGTTGGCCGCAATGGCGCCGGCAAATCTTCCTTTTTCGGGCTTCTTAACGGCACGCTGCACGAAGATAGCGGCGAGTTCTCGATTCCGGCTGCATGGAAGATGGGCCAGGTCGCGCAGGATATGCCCGAGACCGAGCAGGGCGCGACCGATTTCGTCGTCGAGGGCGACACCGTGCTGCTGGCCGCGCAGGCGGAAGTAGCCGCCTCCGAAGCCAGCGACGACGGCATGCGCATGGCGCACGCCTACATGGCTCTGCACGATGCCGGTGCACACGACGCCCCCGCACGCGCACAGGCGCTGATCCTCGGCCTCGGCTTCAGCACAGAGCAGCTCAACCATCCGGTCAACAGTTTCTCCGGCGGCTGGCGCATGCGACTGCAACTGGCACGCGCCCTGATGTGTCCGTCTGATCTGCTGCTACTCGACGAGCCCACCAATCACCTTGACCTCGACGCGCTGGTCTGGCTGGAAGCCTGGCTCAAGCGTTATCAGGGGACCTTGGTGATGATCAGCCACGACCGTGAATTCCTCGACGCGGTGACGCAGGTGACGGTGCACGTCGACAACGCCCAACTCGTGCGTTATGGCGGCAACTACAGCAAATTCGAAGAGATGCGCGCCGAGCAACTCGTGCTGCAGCAGGCCGCGATGGCGAAGCAGGCGGACAAGATCGCCCACCTGCAGAAATTTATCGACCGGTTCAAGGCCACGGCCTCGAAGGCAAAACAGGCGCAGAGCCGGGTCAAGGCGCTCGAACGCATGGAGAAGATCGCACCGGTGCTGGCCGATGCCGAGTTCACCTTCGAGTTCAAGGAGCCGCTCAACGTCCCGAACCCGCTGCTGTCGATGCTGGACGCGAGTTTCGGCTACCCGGCCCCGGCCGACGCAGCGCCGGGCACGCCGCCTACGGTCATCGTGAAGGGCATCAACCGCTCCGTGCTGGCGGGGCAGCGCATCGGCATTCTCGGCGCCAACGGCCAGGGCAAGTCCACGCTGGTGAAGACGGTGGCGCACTCGCTGGCGCCGATTGCCGGCGAAATCAGCGAAGGCAAGGGCCTGAATATCGGCTACTTCGCGCAGCAGGAACTCGACGTGCTGCGCCCGCTCGATACGCCGATGGAACATATGATCCGCCTTGCCAAGGACACGCCGCCGAACATGCGCGCCCCTGGCCAGAGCGGCACCGAACAATCGCTGCGCACCTTCCTCGGCACGTTCAATTTCAGTGGCGACACGGTTCATCAGGCGGTCAGCACGATGAGCGGCGGCGAAAAGGCGCGGCTCGTGTTGTGCATGATCGTGTGGCAGCGCCCCAACCTGCTGCTGCTCGACGAGCCGACCAACCACCTCGACCTGGCCACACGCGAAGCGCTGGCCATGGCGCTCAACGAATTCGAAGGCACGGTGATGCTGGTCAGTCACGACCGGGCTTTGCTGCGCGCTGTATGCGATGAGTTCTGGCTGGTCACGAAAGGCGGCGTCGAGCCCTTCGACGGCGATCTGGACGATTACCAGCAGTTCCTGCGCGACGAAGCCCGTCGCATGCGCGAGCAGGGTGCGGCGGGGTAG
- a CDS encoding alkyl sulfatase C-terminal domain-containing protein, giving the protein MRLGFFDGVPANLHRLQPTESGKRYVDYMGGANAVLRKAHESFDKGDYRWVAEVVNHVVFADPQNTAAKQLLADTYEQLGYQSESAPWRNFYLTGAMELRNGVQKGQAPAPQSPDTIQAMPLDMFLDYLGIRLNADRANGKTASFNLVLTDTKENCVLGVENSALHYSKGKGSQSADATVTMTRADLNSIMMGQTTMQKLVMAGNAKIDGNSQKLGEFVSWLDNFDFWFNIVTP; this is encoded by the coding sequence CTGCGTCTGGGCTTTTTCGACGGCGTTCCTGCGAATCTGCATCGGTTACAGCCGACCGAAAGCGGCAAACGATACGTCGATTACATGGGCGGCGCCAACGCCGTTCTACGAAAAGCACATGAATCTTTCGACAAGGGCGACTATCGCTGGGTGGCGGAAGTCGTCAACCATGTGGTGTTCGCGGACCCCCAGAACACTGCCGCCAAACAGCTTCTGGCGGATACCTACGAACAGCTCGGCTATCAGTCGGAGTCGGCTCCGTGGCGCAACTTCTATCTGACCGGTGCGATGGAATTGCGCAACGGCGTCCAGAAAGGCCAGGCCCCCGCACCGCAAAGTCCCGACACCATCCAGGCGATGCCGCTCGACATGTTCCTCGACTATCTCGGCATCCGGCTCAACGCAGATCGGGCCAATGGAAAGACCGCGTCGTTCAATCTCGTGCTTACCGACACGAAAGAGAATTGTGTACTCGGCGTCGAGAACAGCGCGTTGCATTATTCGAAAGGCAAAGGTTCGCAGTCGGCGGATGCAACGGTCACGATGACGCGTGCGGACCTCAATAGCATCATGATGGGTCAAACCACCATGCAGAAACTTGTTATGGCGGGGAACGCAAAAATAGACGGGAATAGTCAGAAGCTCGGAGAGTTTGTGTCGTGGCTCGACAACTTCGACTTCTGGTTCAATATTGTCACGCCTTGA